Proteins encoded within one genomic window of Setaria italica strain Yugu1 chromosome IV, Setaria_italica_v2.0, whole genome shotgun sequence:
- the LOC101761092 gene encoding mediator of RNA polymerase II transcription subunit 6: protein MSATPLPPPGQPPPGADGAGALPPPPGTDMTGICFRDQLWLNSYPLDRNLVFDYFALSPFYDITCNNESLRSRQIHPLDMSQLTKMTGIEYVLSDVMEPHLFVIRKQKRESPEKSSAMLAYYILDGSIYQAPQLCNVFASRISRAMHHISKAFTVACSKLEKIRNVETESDAAASESKTQKEAIDLKELKRIDHILSSLKRKIGAAPPPPPYPEGYVPPSAEQEKAPDDVLASEAPPQLDPIIDQGPAKRPRFQ, encoded by the exons ATGTCGGCGacgccgctgcccccgccggGGCAGCCGCCTCCGGGGGCCGACGGCGCGGGCGCGCTCCCGCCCCCGCCGGGCACGGACATGACGGGGATCTGCTTCCGCGACCAGCTGTGGCTCAACAGCTACCCGCTCGACCGCAACCTCGTCTTCGACTACTTCGCGCTCTCCCCCTTCTACGACATCACCTGCAACAACGAGTCCCTCCGCTCGCGACAAATCCACCCCCTCGACATGTCCCAACTCAC GAAGATGACCGGGATAGAGTACGTGCTGAGCGATGTGATGGAGCCGCACCTGTTCGTGATCCGGAAGCAGAAGCGGGAGAGCCCCGAGAAATCAAGCGCCATGCTCGCCTACTACATCCTTGACGGCTCCATCTACCAGGCGCCACAGCTCTGCAACGTCTTCGCCTCACGCATA AGTAGGGCTATGCATCATATATCGAAAGCCTTTACTGTGGCATGCTCGAAGTTGGAGAAGATTAGGAATG TGGAAACTGAGTCTGATGCAGCAGCCTCTGAATCAAAGACACAAAAGGAAGCAATCGACCTGAAGGAACTTAAACGAATTGATCATATCCTCTCATCCTTGAAACGGAAG ATTGGtgctgcccctccccctccacctTATCCTGAGGGCTATGTCCCGCCATCAGCAGAACAAGAGAAAGCACCAGATGATGTGCTGGCATCAGAGGCACCGCCTCAACTTGACCCTATCATTGATCAAGGCCCTGCAAAAAGACCAAGATTCCAATGA
- the LOC101762984 gene encoding pentatricopeptide repeat-containing protein At3g29230: MLPHAHAALVRAVTACAGCREAQALHSLAWKLGLASDVVLATALLTRYARRGLLAPAQWLFDEMPRRDVVAFNAMLAALGAAGRVADARELFDRMLERTPASWNTMVTCYCRAGDLGSARLVFEASLRAGRSSVVSWNAMIDGYCKAGRMDAARDLFDRMGSSLPDVVTWNTVMAGYLHRGDPATAIAIFHRLMHVYQQQQRQEEHKLKPTTVTMATAVTACTQVGDFALGRRIHLQIRHQGTRTDAVLSNALMDMYFKCGSVDGALDVFRTMPCRPNLFCWNTVIAGLGMNGRGEDAVAAFHDMVEGRPNGDNVKPDGVTFVAVLSACSHSGLVPAGRKLFTDMLPVHGVAPRTEHYGCMADLLCRAGHADEAARLVRTMPGRPNAKVLGSLLLDARAPERQEDGVRLSEWAARRISELDVGDGAAYGLSNVYASLQRWERVEEHRREVSAAVRQGKGPRRKQPGRACYDLASSCTN; this comes from the coding sequence ATGCTTCCGCACGCCCACGCCGCCCTCGTCCGAGCGGTCACTGCGTGTGCCGGTTGCCGGGAAGCGCAGGCCCTTCACTCCCTCGCTTGGAAGCTGGGCCTCGCCTCCGACGTGGTCCTGGCCACCGCCTTGCTGACCCGCTACGCGAGGCGGGGTCTCCTTGCTCCCGCCCAGTggctgttcgacgaaatgccgcGCAGGGACGTGGTCGCCTTCAacgccatgctcgccgcgctcggcgccgccggGAGGGTCGCTGACGCCCGGGAGCTGTTCGACCGTATGCTGGAAAGGACCCCCGCCTCGTGGAACACCATGGTCACGTGCTACTGCAGGGCCGGGGACCTCGGCTCGGCGAGGCTGGTCTTCGAGGCGAGCCTCCGCGCGGGGCGCAGCAGCGTCGTGTCATGGAACGCGATGATCGACGGGTACTGCAAGGCCGGGCGGATGGACGCCGCGCGAGACCTGTTCGACCGTATGGGCTCCTCGTTGCCGGACGTCGTGACGTGGAACACGGTGATGGCCGGGTATTTGCACCGAGGGgaccccgccaccgccattgccaTATTCCACCGTCTGATGCACGTTTATCAGCAACAGCAGCGGCAGGAGGAACACAAGCTGAAGCCCACCACGGTGACCATGGCTACAGCGGTAACCGCGTGCACCCAGGTGGGGGATTTCGCCCTGGGCCGGCGGATCCACCTCCAGATCCGGCACCAGGGGACACGGACCGACGCCGTGCTGAGCAACGCCCTCATGGACATGTACTTCAAGTGCGGGAGCGTGGACGGCGCGCTCGACGTCTTCCGCACCATGCCCTGCCGCCCCAACCTCTTCTGCTGGAACACGGTGATCGCGGGGCTCGGCATGAACGGCCGAGGCGAGGACGCCGTGGCCGCGTTCCACGACATGGTCGAGGGAAGGCCGAATGGGGACAACGTCAAGCCGGACGGGGTGACGTTCGTGGCGGTCCTGTCGGCGTGCAGCCACTCGGGGCTGGTGCCTGCGGGCCGGAAGCTCTTCACCGACATGCTGCCGGTGCACGGCGTGGCGCCCCGGACCGAGCACTACGGCTGCATGGCGGACCTCCTGTGCCGCGCGGGCCacgccgacgaggccgcgcgGCTCGTGCGGACGATGCCCGGCCGGCCCAACGCCAAGGTCCTCGGAAGCCTCCTGCTCGACGCGCGCGCCCCGGAGCGGCAGGAGGACGGGGTGAGGCTGAGCGAGTGGGCGGCGCGCCGGATCTCGGAGCTGGACGTCGGGGACGGCGCCGCGTACGGCCTGTCCAACGTGTACGCGTCGCTGCAGCGGTGGGAACGCGTCGAGGAACACAGGAGGGAAGTGAGCGCGGCCGTGAGACAAGGCAAGGGGCCACGCCGCAAGCAGCCTGGCCGTGCTTGCTATGATCTGGCTAGCTCCTGCACGAATTGA
- the LOC101761476 gene encoding kinesin-like protein KIN-14L isoform X1: protein MADTRGRWSWDVPGFEPPQPATTAAAAAGASAPTAMPRAPPTAMVLRPSAGAPRAPAGAVPVADRLDQLADSVQLAREDCLELRQEASDLLEYSNAKLGRVTRYLGFLADRTRKLDQAALETEARITPLIHEKKRLFNDLLTLKGNVKVFCRSRPLFEDEGSSVVEFPDDFTIRVNTGDESLTNPKKDYEFDRVYGPHIGQGELFHDVQPFVQSALDGYNISIFAYGQSRSGKTHTLEGSSHDRGLYLRSFEELFDLSNSDTTSTAHFNFYFTACELYNDQVRDLLSESSSTVPKVRMGVQESFVELVQEKVENPLEFSGALKTALQNRSVNSPKAMVSHLIITIHIHYRNYVTGEHLYSKLSLVDLPASECLLEEDAGRDNVTDFLHVSKSLSALGDAFASLSAKKEPVLSGNSRITQILADSLGSSSKILLIVHVSPSASNLSRTLSTLSFSARARNAELSLGNRDTIKKWKDVANDSRKELHDKEKEVLDLRQEVLGLKHSLKEANDQCMLLFNEVQKAWRVSSTLQADLKSENLMLAEKHKIEKEQNNELRDQISHLLKVEQEQKLKLQERDLTIQSLQAKLKSIESQLNEALNASDARSTIGSEAASVISSPKVTESTAESSSVTKRLEEELAKRDALIEKLHEENEKLFDRLTEKSGLGSAPQASSPSANKPANAQGREIGRSDSSKSRSPDVFASPTSQDKTGISGAIVKSSNELAKTTPAGEYLTSALMDFDPDQFEGFAAIADGANKLLMLVLAAVIKAGAAREHEILAEIRDAVFSFIRKMEPRKVMDAMLVSRVRILYIRSLLARSPELQSIKVFPVERFLEKSNTGRSRSSSRGSSPGRSPVYHHDHGSRTALVDEHVHGFKVNIKQERKSKFSSIVLKLRGVEEETWRQHVTGGKLREITEEAKAFSIGNKALAALFVHTPAGELQRQIRAWLAENFEFLSVTGGDAAGGATGQLELLSTAIMDGWMAGLGTAQPPTTDALGQLLSEYTKRVYTSQLQHLKDIAGTLATEEADDPAHVSKLRSALESVDHKRRKIMQQMRTDTALLTKEEGGSPIRNPPTAVEDARLASLISLDNILKQVKEVMRQSATRPMRKSKRKALLESLNDLLTQMPSLLDIDHPCAQKQIMEARKVVESLEEDPDDPVPQSNALGESEVSQWNVLQFNTGTTAPFIIKCGANSSSELVIKADLRVQEPKGGEVIRVVPRPSVLADLSFEEIKGVFEQLPEAVSLLALARTADGTRARYSRLYRTLASKVPALKEIVVEMERGGVFKDVRSS, encoded by the exons atGGCGGACACGCGCGGCCGCTGGTCCTGGGACGTGCCGGGGTTCGAGCCGCCGCAGCCagcgacgacggcagcggcggcggcgggggcatcGGCGCCGACCGCGATGCCGagggcgccgccgacggccatggtgctccgcccctccgccgggGCACCCCGCGCGCCGGCTGGCGCGGTGCCCGTCGCCGACCGGCTCGACCAGCTCGCGGACAGCGTCCAG CTTGCTAGAGAGGACTGCTTGGAGCTTAGACAGGAAGCTAGCGACCTTCTTGAGTATTCTAATGCCAAACTGGGCCGTGTCACCCGCTATCTTGGATTTCTTGCTGACAGAACTCGAAAATTAG ATCAAGCTGCCCTTGAGACTGAAGCTAGAATCACCCCTTTGATTCATGAGAAGAAAAGGCTTTTCAATGACCTGTTGACCTTGAAAG GCAATGTCAAAGTGTTTTGTCGTAGCAGACCACTATTCGAAGATGAGGGTTCATCAGTGGTAGAGTTTCCAGATGATTTTACTATCCGTGTAAACACAGGAGATGAATCTCTAACCAATCCTAAGAAGGATTATGAGTTTGATAGAGTATATGGACCCCACATTGGGCAAG GTGAACTTTTCCATGATGTTCAACCATTTGTGCAATCTGCTCTGGATGGGTATAATATTTCCATATTTGCGTATGGTCAAAGCCGTTCTGGCAAAACACATACACTG GAAGGATCAAGTCATGATCGTGGCTTATATCTGCGGAGCTTTGAAGAACTGTTTGATCTTtcaaactcagacactacttCTACTGCACATTTTAACTTCTATTTTACTGCCTGTGAGCTCTACAATGATCAG GTTAGGGATTTGCTGTCAGAATCTAGCAGCACTGTCCCAAAAGTTCGAATGGGTGTGCAAGAATCCTTTGTGGAACTTGTCCAAGAAAAGGTTGAAAATCCACTGGAGTTTTCTGGAGCACTAAAGACAGCACTTCAAAACCGATCAGTGAATTCGCCAAAGGCCATGGTTTCTCACCT GATCATTACCATTCATATACACTACCGAAACTACGTAACAGGAGAGCACCTATACAGTAAGCTTTCTCTAGTGGATTTGCCAGCAAGTGAATGCCTGCTTGAAGAAGATGCCGGTAGGGACAATGTAACAGATTTCTTGCATGTCTCGAAGTCACTTTCTGC CTTGGGTGATGCATTTGCCTCTTTAAGCGCAAAGAAGGAACCTGTTCTATCTGGGAATTCAAGAATCACACAAATCTTAGCTGATTCACTAG GAAGTAGCTCGAAGATCTTATTGATCGTGCATGTAAGTCCGAGTGCTTCAAATTTGTCAAGAACTTTGTCCACACTCAGTTTTTCTGCAAGAGCAAGAAATGCTGAACTGAGCCTTGGCAATCGTGACACaataaaaaaatggaaagaCGTG GCAAATGATTCACGCAAAGAGTTGCATGATAAAGAAAAGGAGGTTCTAGACTTGCGGCAAGAAGTTCTGGGGTTAAAACATTCTCTAAAAGAGGCCAACGACCAGTGCATGCTTCTGTTTAATGAAGTTCAAAAGGCCTGGAGAGTTTCTTCTACGCTCCAAGCTGATCTTAAG TCTGAAAATTTAATGCTTGCTGAGAAGCACAAGATTGAGAAAGAGCAGAATAACGAGCTAAGGGATCAGATTTCTCATCTTTTGAAAGTTGAACAAGAACAGAAACTAAAGCTGCAAGAACGTGATTTAACAATTCAGTCGCTACAG GCGAAACTCAAGTCAATTGAGTCACAACTTAATGAGGCCCTTAATGCTAGTGATGCTAGATCAACTATTGGGTCTGAAGCTGCTTCAGTTATTTCTTCGCCAAAGGTAACAGAATCAACTGCTGAGTCATCGTCAGTGACCAAAAGGCTTGAGGAGGAATTGGCAAAAAGGGATGCCCTTATTGAG AAATTGCATGAAGAGAACGAGAAGCTTTTTGACCGACTTACAGAGAAGTCGGGATTAGGAAGCGCGCCACAG GCTTCAAGCCCTTCAGCAAACAAGCCAGCTAATGCTCAGGGAAGGGAGATAGGCAG GAGTGACAGCAGCAAAAGTCGATCACCAGATGTGTTTGCATCACCGACGTCTCAGGATAAAACTGGAATCAGTGGAGCTATTGTGAAATCAAGCAATGAGCTAGCAAAAACTACACCTGCTGGGGAGTACCTTACCTCTGCACTGATGGATTTTGATCCTGACCAGTTTGAGGGATTTGCTGCAATAGCTGACGGTGCTAATAAGCTTTTGATGCTG GTTTTGGCTGCAGTTATCAAAGCTGGTGCAGCTAGGGAGCATGAGATACTTGCTGAGATCCGTGATGCGGTGTTTTCATTCATTCGCAAAATGGAACCAAGAAAAGTTATGGATGCTATGTTAGTTTCAAGAGTCAGGATATTATACATTAGATCTTTGCTTGCTAGGTCACCAGAACTACAGTCCATCAAA GTCTTTCCAGTTGAACGTTTCTTGGAGAAATCAAATACTGGTCGAAGTAGAAGTTCTAGCAGGGGAAGTAGTCCTGGAAGGTCTCCTGTTTACCACCATGATCATGGTTCCCGAACTGCCCTGGTTGATGAACATGTGCATGGTTTCAAGGTGAACATTAAGCAGGAAAGGAAATCAAAATTCTCCTCAATTGTTCTCAAGCTTCGTGGTGTTGAGGAG GAGACTTGGAGACAACATGTGACTGGGGGGAAGCTTCGGGAAATTACTGAGGAAGCCAAGGCCTTTTCAATTGGAAACAAGGCTTTAGCTGCTCTCTTTGTTCACACACCAGCTGGTGAATTACAGCGCCAAATTCGTGCATGGCTTGCTGAGAACTTTGAGTTTCTATCTGTAACTGGTGGAGATGCTGCTGGAGGAGCTACAGGACAGCTTGAACTGCTGTCAACTGCTattatggatggatggatggctgGCCTTGGAACAGCTCAGCCCCCCACCACGGATGCTCTAGGCCAGCTTTTATCAGAATACACAAAGCGTGTTTACACATCACAACTACAGCACTTGAAG GACATAGCTGGCACATTGGCAACGGAAGAGGCTGATGATCCTGCGCATGTCAGTAAACTCCGTTCTGCTCTGGAGTCTGTTGATCACAAAAGGAGAAAG ATCATGCAACAAATGCGAACTGACACGGCCTTGTTAACCAAAGAAGAAGGTGGTTCACCTATTCGAAATCCTCCTACTGCTGTTGAGGATGCGCGATTAGCATCTCTCATATCTCTAGATAACATCTTGAAACAAGTCAAG GAAGTAATGAGACAAAGCGCTACAAGACCTATGAGAAAATCAAAAAGGAAAGCTTTGCTAGAATCATTGAATGACCTCTTGACACAGATGCCTTCTCTTCTTGATATAGATCATCCATGTGCTCAGAAGCAGATCATGGAGGCACGGAAAGTTGTAGAG TCACTGGAAGAAGACCCTGATGATCCTGTCCCACAGTCTAATGCATTGGGAGAAAGCGAAGTTTCGCAGTGGAACGTACTGCAGTTCAACACGGGAACAACGGCACCTTTCATCATAAAATGTGGAGCAAATTCGAGCAGTGAACTGGTGATTAAAGCTGATTTGCGAGTTCAGGAGCCTAAAGGTGGTGAGGTGATCCGTGTTGTTCCAAGACCATCTGTTCTTGCAGACTTGAGTTTTGAGGAAATAAAAGGAGTGTTCGAGCAACTGCCAGAGGCAGTCAGCTTGCTTGCCTTGGCACGAACAGCCGATGGTACAAGAGCCAGGTATTCAAGATTGTACAGAACCTTAGCTAGCAAAGTGCCGGCCTTGAAAGAGATTGTCGTGGAGATGGAGAGAGGTGGTGTTTTCAAGGATGTCCGGTCATCGTAG
- the LOC101761476 gene encoding kinesin-like protein KIN-14L isoform X2 has protein sequence MGVQESFVELVQEKVENPLEFSGALKTALQNRSVNSPKAMVSHLIITIHIHYRNYVTGEHLYSKLSLVDLPASECLLEEDAGRDNVTDFLHVSKSLSALGDAFASLSAKKEPVLSGNSRITQILADSLGSSSKILLIVHVSPSASNLSRTLSTLSFSARARNAELSLGNRDTIKKWKDVANDSRKELHDKEKEVLDLRQEVLGLKHSLKEANDQCMLLFNEVQKAWRVSSTLQADLKSENLMLAEKHKIEKEQNNELRDQISHLLKVEQEQKLKLQERDLTIQSLQAKLKSIESQLNEALNASDARSTIGSEAASVISSPKVTESTAESSSVTKRLEEELAKRDALIEKLHEENEKLFDRLTEKSGLGSAPQASSPSANKPANAQGREIGRSDSSKSRSPDVFASPTSQDKTGISGAIVKSSNELAKTTPAGEYLTSALMDFDPDQFEGFAAIADGANKLLMLVLAAVIKAGAAREHEILAEIRDAVFSFIRKMEPRKVMDAMLVSRVRILYIRSLLARSPELQSIKVFPVERFLEKSNTGRSRSSSRGSSPGRSPVYHHDHGSRTALVDEHVHGFKVNIKQERKSKFSSIVLKLRGVEEETWRQHVTGGKLREITEEAKAFSIGNKALAALFVHTPAGELQRQIRAWLAENFEFLSVTGGDAAGGATGQLELLSTAIMDGWMAGLGTAQPPTTDALGQLLSEYTKRVYTSQLQHLKDIAGTLATEEADDPAHVSKLRSALESVDHKRRKIMQQMRTDTALLTKEEGGSPIRNPPTAVEDARLASLISLDNILKQVKEVMRQSATRPMRKSKRKALLESLNDLLTQMPSLLDIDHPCAQKQIMEARKVVESLEEDPDDPVPQSNALGESEVSQWNVLQFNTGTTAPFIIKCGANSSSELVIKADLRVQEPKGGEVIRVVPRPSVLADLSFEEIKGVFEQLPEAVSLLALARTADGTRARYSRLYRTLASKVPALKEIVVEMERGGVFKDVRSS, from the exons ATGGGTGTGCAAGAATCCTTTGTGGAACTTGTCCAAGAAAAGGTTGAAAATCCACTGGAGTTTTCTGGAGCACTAAAGACAGCACTTCAAAACCGATCAGTGAATTCGCCAAAGGCCATGGTTTCTCACCT GATCATTACCATTCATATACACTACCGAAACTACGTAACAGGAGAGCACCTATACAGTAAGCTTTCTCTAGTGGATTTGCCAGCAAGTGAATGCCTGCTTGAAGAAGATGCCGGTAGGGACAATGTAACAGATTTCTTGCATGTCTCGAAGTCACTTTCTGC CTTGGGTGATGCATTTGCCTCTTTAAGCGCAAAGAAGGAACCTGTTCTATCTGGGAATTCAAGAATCACACAAATCTTAGCTGATTCACTAG GAAGTAGCTCGAAGATCTTATTGATCGTGCATGTAAGTCCGAGTGCTTCAAATTTGTCAAGAACTTTGTCCACACTCAGTTTTTCTGCAAGAGCAAGAAATGCTGAACTGAGCCTTGGCAATCGTGACACaataaaaaaatggaaagaCGTG GCAAATGATTCACGCAAAGAGTTGCATGATAAAGAAAAGGAGGTTCTAGACTTGCGGCAAGAAGTTCTGGGGTTAAAACATTCTCTAAAAGAGGCCAACGACCAGTGCATGCTTCTGTTTAATGAAGTTCAAAAGGCCTGGAGAGTTTCTTCTACGCTCCAAGCTGATCTTAAG TCTGAAAATTTAATGCTTGCTGAGAAGCACAAGATTGAGAAAGAGCAGAATAACGAGCTAAGGGATCAGATTTCTCATCTTTTGAAAGTTGAACAAGAACAGAAACTAAAGCTGCAAGAACGTGATTTAACAATTCAGTCGCTACAG GCGAAACTCAAGTCAATTGAGTCACAACTTAATGAGGCCCTTAATGCTAGTGATGCTAGATCAACTATTGGGTCTGAAGCTGCTTCAGTTATTTCTTCGCCAAAGGTAACAGAATCAACTGCTGAGTCATCGTCAGTGACCAAAAGGCTTGAGGAGGAATTGGCAAAAAGGGATGCCCTTATTGAG AAATTGCATGAAGAGAACGAGAAGCTTTTTGACCGACTTACAGAGAAGTCGGGATTAGGAAGCGCGCCACAG GCTTCAAGCCCTTCAGCAAACAAGCCAGCTAATGCTCAGGGAAGGGAGATAGGCAG GAGTGACAGCAGCAAAAGTCGATCACCAGATGTGTTTGCATCACCGACGTCTCAGGATAAAACTGGAATCAGTGGAGCTATTGTGAAATCAAGCAATGAGCTAGCAAAAACTACACCTGCTGGGGAGTACCTTACCTCTGCACTGATGGATTTTGATCCTGACCAGTTTGAGGGATTTGCTGCAATAGCTGACGGTGCTAATAAGCTTTTGATGCTG GTTTTGGCTGCAGTTATCAAAGCTGGTGCAGCTAGGGAGCATGAGATACTTGCTGAGATCCGTGATGCGGTGTTTTCATTCATTCGCAAAATGGAACCAAGAAAAGTTATGGATGCTATGTTAGTTTCAAGAGTCAGGATATTATACATTAGATCTTTGCTTGCTAGGTCACCAGAACTACAGTCCATCAAA GTCTTTCCAGTTGAACGTTTCTTGGAGAAATCAAATACTGGTCGAAGTAGAAGTTCTAGCAGGGGAAGTAGTCCTGGAAGGTCTCCTGTTTACCACCATGATCATGGTTCCCGAACTGCCCTGGTTGATGAACATGTGCATGGTTTCAAGGTGAACATTAAGCAGGAAAGGAAATCAAAATTCTCCTCAATTGTTCTCAAGCTTCGTGGTGTTGAGGAG GAGACTTGGAGACAACATGTGACTGGGGGGAAGCTTCGGGAAATTACTGAGGAAGCCAAGGCCTTTTCAATTGGAAACAAGGCTTTAGCTGCTCTCTTTGTTCACACACCAGCTGGTGAATTACAGCGCCAAATTCGTGCATGGCTTGCTGAGAACTTTGAGTTTCTATCTGTAACTGGTGGAGATGCTGCTGGAGGAGCTACAGGACAGCTTGAACTGCTGTCAACTGCTattatggatggatggatggctgGCCTTGGAACAGCTCAGCCCCCCACCACGGATGCTCTAGGCCAGCTTTTATCAGAATACACAAAGCGTGTTTACACATCACAACTACAGCACTTGAAG GACATAGCTGGCACATTGGCAACGGAAGAGGCTGATGATCCTGCGCATGTCAGTAAACTCCGTTCTGCTCTGGAGTCTGTTGATCACAAAAGGAGAAAG ATCATGCAACAAATGCGAACTGACACGGCCTTGTTAACCAAAGAAGAAGGTGGTTCACCTATTCGAAATCCTCCTACTGCTGTTGAGGATGCGCGATTAGCATCTCTCATATCTCTAGATAACATCTTGAAACAAGTCAAG GAAGTAATGAGACAAAGCGCTACAAGACCTATGAGAAAATCAAAAAGGAAAGCTTTGCTAGAATCATTGAATGACCTCTTGACACAGATGCCTTCTCTTCTTGATATAGATCATCCATGTGCTCAGAAGCAGATCATGGAGGCACGGAAAGTTGTAGAG TCACTGGAAGAAGACCCTGATGATCCTGTCCCACAGTCTAATGCATTGGGAGAAAGCGAAGTTTCGCAGTGGAACGTACTGCAGTTCAACACGGGAACAACGGCACCTTTCATCATAAAATGTGGAGCAAATTCGAGCAGTGAACTGGTGATTAAAGCTGATTTGCGAGTTCAGGAGCCTAAAGGTGGTGAGGTGATCCGTGTTGTTCCAAGACCATCTGTTCTTGCAGACTTGAGTTTTGAGGAAATAAAAGGAGTGTTCGAGCAACTGCCAGAGGCAGTCAGCTTGCTTGCCTTGGCACGAACAGCCGATGGTACAAGAGCCAGGTATTCAAGATTGTACAGAACCTTAGCTAGCAAAGTGCCGGCCTTGAAAGAGATTGTCGTGGAGATGGAGAGAGGTGGTGTTTTCAAGGATGTCCGGTCATCGTAG
- the LOC101761876 gene encoding chitin elicitor receptor kinase 1: MLCSGAVATPSRSRSWTRSQRERAMCKPRAGSSDALASQPAAAAPSSRRSSVSSSAKRRLAAAGVSSASAPSTSSYSGAGPSGTGTGTASEQRRGATSSSSTSSASSSRASLAAARASLPDPPVLYPFQELAAATNSFLAKRAGGSASAAAYWRCSLRGRDAALFQLQCRPGPGAAAAVDAAALARIGRYHHTSLARLLGACPAGAHLYLAYELPPGGATLAACLRSPRNPSFTALRTWVSRVQVAADVAQGLEYVHHHAGSVHGRVSPAAVIVSDPGLRARLTHFGAVELADPAAAREAGESPYAAPDSGEPSREADVYAFGVLLLELLSGEEPARYRFDRGTKEFQRVSVLETAAAAAAGGSVRNWVDRRLGDSFPIAAAERLVEVALRCAAAEDRPDMTWVAGKISKVYLESRAWEQKVQVPTEFSVSVAPR, encoded by the coding sequence ATGCTCTGCTCTGGCGCGGTCGCAACCccgagccgcagccgcagctggACGCGGTCGCAACGGGAACGGGCGATGTGCAAGCCCAGGGCCGGCTCCTCCGACGCGTTGGCGTCGcagcccgcggccgccgccccctcgtcCCGCCGCTCCTCCGTCTCGTCCTCCGCcaagcgccgcctcgccgcggcaggggtctcctccgcctccgccccctccACGTCCTCCTACTCGGGGGCAGGACCCTCCGGCACGGGCACGGGGACGGCCAGCGAACAGCGCCGGGGCgccacctcgtcgtcgtccacctCCTCCGCGTCCTCCAGCCGCGCGTccctcgccgcggcgcgcgcctcgCTCCCGGACCCGCCCGTCCTCTACCCGTTCCAGGAGCTCGCCGCGGCCACCAACAGCTTCCTCGCCAAGCGCGCCGGGGgcagcgcctccgccgccgcctactGGCGCTGCTCCCTCCGCGGGCGCGACGCGGCGCTCTTCCAGCTCCAGTGCCGCCCCGGacccggcgcggccgcggccgtggacgccgccgcgctcgccaggATCGGCAGGTACCACCACACCAGCCTCGCGCGGCTGCTGGGCGCGTGCCCCGCGGGCGCCCACCTCTACCTCGCCTACGAGCTCCCGCCGGGGGGCGCCACGCTGGCGGCGTGCCTCCGCAGCCCGCGGAACCCCAGCTTCACGGCACTCCGCACCTGGGTCTCCCGCGTCCAGGTCGCCGCCGACGTGGCCCAGGGGCTCGAGTACGTCCACCACCACGCGGGCTCCGTCCACGGCCGCgtctcgcccgccgccgtcatcgTGTCCGACCCTGGCCTCCGCGCGCGGCTCACCCACTTCGGCGCGGTGGAATTGgcggaccccgccgccgcccgggagGCCGGGGAATCCCCCTACGCGGCGCCGGACTCGGGCGAGCCGTCGCGGGAGGCGGACGTGTACGCCTTcggggtgctgctgctggagctgctctCCGGGGAGGAGCCAGCGAGGTACCGCTTCGACAGGGGCACCAAGGAGTTCCAGCGGGTGTCGGTCCTCgagacggccgcggcggcggcggctggtggatCCGTGAGGAATTGGGTCGACAGGAGGCTAGGTGACTCGTTCCCCATTGCGGCCGCGGAGAGGCTGGTGGAAGTGGCGCTccggtgcgcggcggcggaggaccgGCCGGACATGACGTGGGTCGCGGGGAAGATTTCCAAGGTTTACCTCGAATCCCGGGCGTGGGAGCAGAAGGTCCAAGTGCCCACCGAGTTCTCCGTATCGGTGGCGCCGCGGTGA